The following proteins come from a genomic window of Frankia casuarinae:
- the hisS gene encoding histidine--tRNA ligase produces the protein MSDAPIVRPLPVSGFPEWLPEVRLVEQRWLDTIRATFERYGFCSVETPSVEALEVLTAKGETSQEVYMLRRLQADADDDSARLGLHFDLTVPFARYVAAHFNDLVFPFKRYQIQRVWRGERPQEGRFREFTQCDIDVINVDQVPLHFDAELPRIVHEVLGTLGVPPWTLNINNRKVLQGFYEGLGIGDPLAVIRVADKLDKIGLAGVEGLLTTAVGLDPDQVRACLELTGIRGCDPGVVEEVRRLGVKSDLLSEGLDELAAVLGDLADLPAGDVVADLSIARGLDYYTGTVYEAKFVDWPDFGSICSGGRYDNLAGSFIRRNLPGVGISIGLTRIFAKLLAEGLLTTGPSSPADVLVVIPAAPRRAAALATAAELRTRGLRVETYHQPDKVARQVRYASRKGIGFVWFPPFDDGRAHEVKNMATGDQSAADPATWTPSAG, from the coding sequence ATGAGTGACGCGCCGATCGTCCGTCCCCTGCCCGTGAGCGGATTTCCCGAGTGGCTGCCCGAGGTCCGTCTCGTCGAGCAGCGCTGGCTCGACACCATCCGAGCGACGTTCGAGCGGTACGGCTTCTGCTCGGTGGAGACCCCCTCGGTCGAGGCGCTCGAGGTGCTGACCGCGAAGGGGGAGACCTCCCAGGAGGTCTACATGCTACGCCGCCTGCAGGCCGACGCCGACGACGACAGCGCCCGCCTCGGCCTGCACTTCGACCTCACAGTGCCTTTCGCGCGGTACGTGGCCGCCCACTTCAACGACCTCGTGTTCCCGTTCAAGCGCTACCAGATCCAGCGGGTGTGGCGGGGGGAGCGTCCTCAGGAGGGCCGCTTCCGCGAGTTCACCCAGTGCGACATCGACGTGATCAACGTTGATCAGGTGCCCCTGCACTTCGACGCGGAACTTCCCCGCATCGTGCACGAGGTCCTGGGCACCCTCGGCGTTCCGCCCTGGACCCTCAACATCAACAATCGCAAGGTGCTCCAGGGCTTCTACGAGGGTCTGGGCATCGGCGATCCGCTGGCCGTCATCCGGGTCGCCGACAAGCTCGACAAGATCGGCCTCGCGGGGGTGGAGGGGCTGCTGACCACCGCGGTCGGGCTCGACCCGGACCAGGTGCGCGCCTGCCTGGAGCTCACGGGCATTCGGGGCTGCGATCCCGGCGTCGTCGAGGAGGTACGCCGGCTCGGGGTGAAATCGGACCTGCTCTCCGAGGGGCTCGACGAGCTCGCCGCGGTTCTCGGCGATCTCGCCGACCTGCCCGCCGGCGACGTGGTCGCGGACCTCTCGATCGCCCGCGGTCTCGACTACTACACCGGGACCGTCTACGAGGCGAAGTTCGTCGACTGGCCGGACTTCGGCAGCATCTGCTCGGGGGGGCGGTACGACAACCTTGCCGGCTCCTTCATCCGCCGCAACCTCCCCGGCGTCGGGATCTCGATCGGCCTCACCCGCATCTTCGCCAAGCTCCTGGCCGAGGGCCTGCTCACCACCGGGCCGTCCAGCCCCGCCGACGTGCTGGTCGTGATCCCCGCCGCGCCGCGCCGCGCCGCCGCCCTCGCGACGGCCGCCGAGCTGCGCACCCGGGGGCTGCGGGTGGAGACCTACCACCAGCCGGACAAGGTGGCCAGGCAGGTCCGCTACGCCTCCCGCAAGGGCATCGGATTCGTCTGGTTCCCGCCCTTCGACGATGGCCGGGCGCACGAGGTGAAGAACATGGCCACCGGGGACCAGTCCGCGGCGGACCCGGCGACCTGGACCCCGTCCGCGGGCTGA
- a CDS encoding UDP-glucose dehydrogenase family protein: MSSSDSLDDAAAPGTGPRPRLTVIGTGYLGATHAVCMAELGFEVLAVDVDHSKIERLSAGEIPFFEPDLADLLRANLRTGRLRFTTSFEEIAEFGDVHFVCVGTPQRADGYGADLSHLHAAIERLAPLLTRPCLVVGKSTVPAGTAAGLARTIAQLAPANRPVAGETAPGAAGADGLGRVEVGHDGLGHDEVDEPAADISSDLAGVQLAWNPEFLREGFAVADTLRPDRLVFGVASPAAEGALRAAFAPVIAQGVPVIVTDYATAELVKTAANSFLATKISFINAMAEVCEAVDADVLTLAEALSHDVRIGGNFLRPGVGFGGGCLPKDIRAFQARADELGVGAALRFLREIDEINNRRRDRVVDLVTAALDGTLVGRRLVVLGAAFKPNSDDVRDSPALAVAGLLAETGAGVTVVDPVATHNARQALPGLAYSDSVEAVVEGADALVLLTEWRQFADLDPARLGAVVRRKVVVDARHALDADQWRQAGWVYLAPGRPTGVIPSSLPEQRHRGDGAPPAPVEQCGETGARLAEVEARAGHPV; the protein is encoded by the coding sequence ATGAGCTCGTCGGACAGCCTTGATGATGCGGCGGCGCCCGGAACCGGGCCTCGTCCACGCCTGACCGTCATCGGCACCGGGTACCTGGGGGCCACCCACGCGGTGTGCATGGCGGAGCTTGGCTTCGAGGTGCTCGCCGTGGACGTCGACCATTCGAAGATCGAGCGGTTGTCCGCGGGGGAGATCCCGTTCTTCGAGCCCGACCTCGCCGACCTCCTGCGCGCGAACCTCCGGACCGGACGGCTGCGTTTCACCACCTCCTTCGAGGAGATTGCCGAGTTCGGCGACGTGCACTTCGTCTGTGTGGGCACCCCCCAGCGTGCCGACGGTTACGGGGCGGACCTGAGCCACCTGCACGCCGCCATCGAGCGCCTCGCGCCGCTGCTGACCCGGCCGTGCCTCGTGGTCGGCAAGTCGACGGTGCCGGCCGGCACGGCTGCGGGGCTCGCCCGGACGATCGCGCAGCTCGCCCCGGCGAACCGCCCGGTCGCGGGCGAGACGGCGCCCGGCGCGGCGGGGGCCGACGGGTTGGGCCGCGTCGAGGTGGGTCATGACGGGTTGGGCCATGACGAGGTGGACGAGCCCGCCGCCGACATCTCCAGCGATCTCGCCGGCGTCCAGCTGGCCTGGAACCCGGAGTTCCTCCGGGAGGGCTTCGCGGTGGCCGACACCCTGCGACCGGACCGGCTCGTCTTCGGTGTCGCCTCCCCGGCTGCGGAGGGAGCGCTGCGGGCCGCTTTCGCGCCGGTGATCGCCCAGGGGGTGCCGGTCATCGTGACCGACTACGCGACGGCCGAGCTGGTGAAGACGGCGGCCAACTCCTTTCTCGCGACGAAGATCTCCTTCATCAACGCGATGGCGGAGGTGTGCGAGGCGGTCGATGCCGATGTCCTGACGCTGGCCGAGGCGCTGTCCCACGACGTGCGCATCGGCGGGAACTTCCTGCGTCCGGGGGTGGGGTTCGGGGGCGGCTGCCTACCCAAGGACATCCGGGCCTTCCAGGCCCGCGCAGACGAGCTCGGGGTCGGTGCGGCGCTGCGTTTCCTGCGTGAGATCGACGAGATCAACAATCGTCGCCGGGACCGTGTGGTGGACCTGGTCACCGCGGCCCTCGACGGCACGCTGGTCGGCCGGCGCCTCGTCGTGCTGGGCGCCGCGTTCAAGCCCAACTCCGACGACGTGCGGGACTCCCCGGCGCTCGCGGTCGCGGGGCTACTGGCCGAGACCGGCGCCGGGGTGACGGTCGTGGATCCGGTCGCGACGCACAACGCCCGGCAGGCCCTGCCCGGCCTCGCCTACAGCGACTCCGTCGAGGCCGTGGTCGAGGGGGCCGACGCGCTGGTCCTGCTCACCGAGTGGCGCCAGTTCGCCGACCTGGACCCGGCCCGGCTCGGGGCCGTGGTCCGGCGCAAGGTCGTGGTGGACGCCCGGCACGCGCTCGACGCCGACCAGTGGCGCCAGGCCGGATGGGTCTACCTGGCCCCCGGCCGGCCGACCGGCGTCATCCCGAGCTCGTTGCCGGAGCAGCGGCACCGGGGGGACGGAGCGCCGCCGGCGCCGGTCGAGCAGTGCGGCGAGACGGGTGCGCGGCTCGCGGAGGTCGAGGCGCGCGCGGGGCACCCGGTGTGA
- the galE gene encoding UDP-glucose 4-epimerase GalE, translated as MTSTSRAETVLVTGATGFIGSHTWVDLLAAGHRVVGVDNFVNSSPRVLDRLRKVVDGDIDFVRLDVRDRAALGDVFRRWKIDSVIHFAALKAVGESVDIPLEYYDTNVNATLGLVRVMAEHGVRRLVFSSSCAIYGAADKVPIAEDTPARPTNPYARTKWMCEQILADLCARDPSWHVTSLRYFNPAGAHESGLLGEDPRGVPNNVMPYLAQVAVARRPELSIFGDDYPTPDGTGVRDYIHVVDLAEGHRLALDHLDDQAGHRVINLGTGAGTSVRELLAAFSAACARDLPSRVVARRPGDVAALVADAALARTALGWSARRDVADMCRDAWEFQRLNPGGYDDEEEPDELVGQP; from the coding sequence ATGACGTCGACGAGTCGAGCCGAGACGGTCCTGGTGACCGGGGCGACGGGGTTCATCGGCTCTCATACCTGGGTGGACCTGCTCGCCGCGGGTCATCGGGTAGTGGGAGTGGACAACTTCGTCAACAGCTCACCGCGGGTGCTGGACAGGCTGCGTAAGGTGGTGGACGGCGACATCGACTTCGTGCGGCTCGATGTCCGTGACCGGGCGGCGCTCGGTGACGTGTTCCGCCGATGGAAGATCGATTCCGTTATTCACTTCGCCGCTCTCAAAGCCGTCGGCGAGTCGGTCGACATCCCGCTGGAGTACTACGACACGAACGTCAACGCGACGTTGGGTCTGGTCCGCGTGATGGCGGAGCACGGCGTGCGCCGGCTGGTCTTCTCGTCCTCGTGCGCAATCTACGGAGCGGCGGACAAGGTACCGATCGCCGAGGACACGCCGGCCCGCCCGACCAATCCCTACGCGCGCACCAAATGGATGTGCGAGCAGATCCTCGCCGACCTCTGCGCCCGGGATCCGTCCTGGCACGTGACGTCCCTGCGATACTTCAACCCCGCCGGGGCGCACGAGTCGGGCCTGCTCGGCGAGGATCCCCGTGGGGTGCCGAACAACGTCATGCCCTACCTGGCCCAGGTGGCGGTCGCCCGGCGCCCGGAGCTGTCCATCTTCGGCGACGACTACCCCACGCCCGACGGCACGGGCGTACGCGACTACATCCACGTGGTCGACCTGGCGGAGGGCCATCGACTCGCTCTCGATCATCTCGATGACCAGGCGGGACATCGGGTCATCAACCTCGGGACCGGCGCTGGCACCTCCGTGCGGGAACTGCTCGCGGCCTTCTCCGCGGCCTGCGCTCGTGATCTCCCCAGTCGCGTCGTGGCGAGGCGGCCGGGGGACGTCGCCGCCCTGGTCGCCGACGCGGCGCTCGCCCGTACGGCACTCGGCTGGTCAGCCCGCCGGGATGTCGCGGACATGTGCCGGGACGCCTGGGAGTTTCAGCGTCTCAATCCAGGGGGGTACGACGATGAGGAGGAGCCTGATGAGCTCGTCGGACAGCCTTGA
- a CDS encoding UDP-glucuronic acid decarboxylase family protein, translating to MRAIVTGGAGFLGSHLCERLLGGGYEVICFDNFITGRPENVEHLLADPRFRLVNRDVNDFIYVSGPVDAVLHFASPASPVDYYELPIETLKVGSLGTFHALGLARQKNARFLLASTSESYGDPQVNPQPEGYWGNVNPVGPRSVYDEAKRFSEAVTMAYRRKHGVDTGIVRIFNTYGPRMRVDDGRAIPAFISQALRGEPITVAGDGTQTRSICYVDDLIDGIVRLLHSDLPGPVNIGNPHEMSILDTAVLVRDLCGSTAPITFVPRPQDDPSVRQPDITLARTLLGWEPKTSLHDGLTRTISWFAGQLAQSRQVA from the coding sequence GTGCGTGCGATAGTGACCGGCGGCGCCGGTTTTCTGGGCAGTCATCTCTGTGAACGCCTACTGGGCGGCGGCTACGAGGTCATCTGTTTCGACAACTTCATCACCGGCCGGCCGGAGAATGTGGAGCATCTGCTCGCCGACCCACGTTTCCGCCTGGTCAACCGGGATGTGAATGATTTCATTTATGTTTCTGGTCCGGTCGACGCCGTGTTGCACTTTGCGTCCCCGGCATCTCCGGTGGATTACTACGAGCTGCCGATCGAAACGCTCAAGGTCGGCTCGCTCGGTACCTTCCACGCCCTTGGCCTGGCGCGGCAGAAGAATGCTCGGTTCCTGCTCGCCTCGACCTCGGAGTCCTACGGCGATCCACAGGTCAATCCCCAGCCGGAAGGCTACTGGGGCAACGTGAACCCGGTCGGCCCGCGCAGTGTGTACGACGAGGCCAAGCGCTTCTCCGAGGCGGTGACCATGGCCTATCGGCGCAAGCACGGTGTCGACACCGGTATTGTCCGCATCTTCAACACCTACGGCCCGCGGATGCGGGTCGATGACGGTCGCGCCATTCCCGCCTTCATCTCCCAGGCGCTGCGGGGCGAGCCCATCACGGTCGCCGGTGACGGAACCCAGACCCGGTCCATCTGTTACGTCGACGACCTGATCGACGGCATCGTCCGACTTCTGCACTCGGACCTGCCCGGGCCCGTGAACATTGGGAACCCGCACGAGATGTCGATCCTCGACACCGCGGTGCTCGTCCGTGACCTGTGCGGATCGACGGCGCCGATCACCTTCGTCCCGCGGCCCCAGGACGACCCCTCGGTGCGTCAACCCGACATCACCCTCGCCCGGACCCTCCTGGGCTGGGAACCGAAGACGAGCCTGCACGACGGGCTCACCCGGACGATCTCCTGGTTCGCCGGCCAGCTCGCGCAGAGCCGTCAGGTCGCTTGA
- the dapB gene encoding 4-hydroxy-tetrahydrodipicolinate reductase yields MGVLGARGRMGSTVCAAVEAAADLALVAALGTGDDRGALAAADVVVDFTTPDAVMDNLRWCVQAGKHVVVGTTGFDEPRLATLRGWLAAAPGVGVLVAPNFGVAAVLMMTFAARAARFFDSVEIIELHHPGKADAPSGTARRTAQLVAAARTTAGLPVAGPDATTAALDGARGARVDGVPVHAVRLAGLVAHQEVLLGGAGETLTLRHDSYDRTSFMPGVLLSVRKVGERPGLTVGLESLLDLD; encoded by the coding sequence GTGGGGGTGCTCGGTGCACGGGGACGGATGGGGTCGACGGTGTGTGCCGCCGTCGAGGCCGCCGCCGACCTGGCGCTGGTCGCGGCCCTCGGCACCGGCGATGACCGTGGTGCGCTCGCCGCGGCCGACGTCGTCGTCGACTTCACCACCCCCGACGCGGTGATGGACAACCTCCGCTGGTGCGTCCAGGCCGGCAAGCACGTCGTCGTCGGCACCACCGGCTTCGACGAGCCGCGGCTCGCGACCCTGCGTGGCTGGCTGGCCGCGGCACCGGGGGTCGGGGTGCTCGTCGCGCCGAACTTCGGGGTAGCCGCCGTGCTGATGATGACGTTCGCCGCCCGGGCCGCCCGGTTCTTCGACTCGGTGGAGATCATCGAGTTGCACCATCCCGGCAAGGCCGACGCGCCGAGCGGCACCGCCCGGCGTACCGCGCAGCTGGTCGCCGCGGCGCGTACCACCGCCGGGTTGCCGGTGGCCGGCCCGGACGCGACAACCGCCGCCCTCGACGGTGCCCGCGGCGCCCGGGTCGACGGCGTGCCGGTGCATGCCGTCCGCCTCGCCGGGCTCGTCGCGCATCAGGAGGTCCTGCTCGGGGGCGCCGGGGAGACCCTCACCCTGCGACACGATTCCTACGACCGCACCTCGTTCATGCCGGGGGTGCTGCTAAGCGTGCGGAAGGTCGGCGAGCGACCGGGACTCACGGTCGGTCTGGAGTCGCTGCTCGACCTGGACTAG
- a CDS encoding M16 family metallopeptidase — translation MSDTPTPDLTCSAGTAGAPRNKPVPGARAAHLLAAGGVSGESLLDGTARRTVLPGGLRVITERVPGVRSVAIGVWVAVGSRDETPVTAGCSHYLEHLLFKGTPSRDALTISASVEAVGGDINAFTGKEYTCYYVRVLDSDLAMAVNVIADMVTNSLVTADDVEAERGVILEEIAMYEDDPGDLVHDVFAAAMLGSSVLGRPVLGTTESIEGLGRETIADYYRSRYVPPAMVVSIAGNLAHDRALALVAEAFADRLTVSAEPFEVRGGSYDYPPPPGIVVTDRPTEQAHLVLGTRGLSRHDPRRYTLGVLSTALGGGMSSRLFQEIREKRGLAYSVGSFASHFADAGLFGVYAGCAPKRADVVLELAREQVRQIAEHGISAEELDRARGQNRGSMILGLEDTGSRMSRLGKSELVHGEVLSVDEIIARVDAVTLDDVTAIARELLDQSWALGVIGPFDDHDFSAAVAR, via the coding sequence GTGTCCGACACTCCCACGCCCGACCTGACCTGCTCAGCGGGGACCGCCGGCGCGCCGCGGAACAAGCCGGTTCCCGGCGCCCGGGCCGCGCACCTGCTCGCTGCTGGCGGAGTCAGTGGCGAATCGTTGCTGGACGGCACGGCGCGCCGCACCGTGCTCCCCGGCGGTCTGCGGGTCATCACCGAGCGGGTCCCCGGGGTGCGCTCGGTCGCGATCGGCGTCTGGGTCGCGGTGGGCTCGCGCGACGAGACGCCGGTGACCGCCGGATGCTCCCACTACCTGGAGCACCTGCTGTTCAAGGGCACGCCCAGCCGGGACGCGTTGACTATCAGCGCGTCGGTCGAGGCGGTCGGCGGGGACATCAACGCCTTCACCGGCAAGGAGTACACCTGCTACTACGTGCGGGTGCTCGACTCCGATCTCGCGATGGCCGTCAACGTCATCGCCGACATGGTCACCAACTCGCTGGTGACAGCCGACGACGTCGAGGCCGAGCGTGGCGTGATCCTGGAGGAGATCGCCATGTACGAGGACGACCCGGGTGACCTCGTCCATGACGTATTCGCGGCGGCGATGCTCGGGTCGTCGGTACTCGGCCGCCCGGTGCTCGGGACGACCGAGTCGATCGAGGGGCTGGGCCGGGAGACCATCGCGGACTACTACCGCTCCCGGTACGTCCCGCCGGCGATGGTGGTCTCCATCGCCGGCAACCTGGCGCACGACCGGGCGCTGGCGCTGGTCGCCGAGGCGTTCGCCGACCGTCTGACGGTGAGCGCCGAGCCGTTCGAGGTGCGTGGCGGATCGTACGACTACCCGCCGCCGCCCGGCATCGTCGTGACCGACCGGCCGACCGAGCAGGCGCATCTCGTGCTCGGCACCAGGGGACTGTCCCGGCACGATCCGCGCCGTTACACGCTCGGCGTGCTGTCGACGGCGCTGGGCGGTGGGATGAGCTCGCGGCTGTTCCAGGAGATCCGGGAGAAGCGGGGGCTGGCGTACTCGGTGGGCTCGTTCGCCTCCCACTTCGCCGACGCGGGCCTGTTCGGCGTCTATGCCGGATGCGCCCCCAAGCGTGCCGACGTGGTCCTCGAGCTCGCCCGTGAGCAGGTACGCCAGATCGCCGAGCACGGGATCAGTGCCGAGGAACTCGACCGGGCCCGTGGGCAGAACCGCGGCTCGATGATCCTCGGCTTGGAGGACACCGGATCCCGGATGAGCCGCCTCGGCAAGAGCGAGCTCGTCCACGGTGAGGTCCTGTCGGTCGACGAGATCATCGCCCGGGTGGACGCGGTCACCCTCGACGATGTCACCGCGATCGCGCGGGAGCTGCTGGACCAGTCCTGGGCCCTGGGCGTCATCGGACCCTTCGACGACCACGACTTCAGCGCCGCCGTCGCCCGTTAG
- a CDS encoding polyribonucleotide nucleotidyltransferase — protein MDDSTHAAEAVIATPAGDRTVRFETGRLAKQAAGSAVAYLGDTMVLSATTVSKQPKEQLDFFPLTVDVEERMYAAGRIPGSFFRREGRPSEDAILTCRLIDRPLRPSFAKGLRNEIQVVATVLALDPDTLYDVVAINAASASTTLSGLPFTGPIGATRVGFVDGEWIAFPTHAELARATFDMVVAGRVIEDGSDVAIMMVEAEATPGTVELLAHGAPAPTEEVVAAGLEAAKPAIRELCRAQSELAALAAKPAREFPVFIDYHDDVLDALSAAIGDELSAALRIPGKAERENELDRVRQLAAEKVASQFEGREKEIGAAYRALTKKLVRSRIVTESVRIDGRSTTEIRALSAEVDYIPRVHGSALFERGETQILGVTTLAMLRMEQTVDTLNPDRTKRYMHNYNFPPYSTGETGRVGSPKRREIGHGALAERALLPVLPSREEFPYAIRQVSEALGSNGSTSMGSVCASTLSLLNAGVPLKAPVAGIAMGLIHADDSYVTLTDILGAEDAYGDMDFKVAGTRDFVTALQLDTKLDGIPASVLAAALQQARGARLAILDVMAEAIGSPDEMSAHAPRVISVKIPVDKIGEVIGPKGKMINQIQADSGAEITVEDDGTIYIGAVDGPSAESARSAINAIANPQMPEVGERYLGTIVKITNFGAFVSLTPGRDGLLHVSKLKTLSGGKRVEKVEDVLTVGQKLQVEITEIDSRGKISLSPSAEAADAAAAAS, from the coding sequence GTGGACGACTCGACACATGCGGCCGAAGCGGTCATCGCGACCCCGGCCGGAGACCGGACGGTTCGGTTCGAGACCGGACGTCTCGCCAAGCAGGCCGCCGGCTCCGCCGTCGCCTACCTGGGCGACACGATGGTGCTCTCGGCGACGACGGTCAGCAAGCAGCCCAAGGAACAGCTCGACTTCTTCCCGCTGACGGTGGATGTCGAGGAGCGGATGTACGCGGCCGGGCGCATCCCCGGTTCGTTCTTCCGGCGGGAGGGCCGCCCCAGCGAGGACGCGATCCTCACCTGCCGGCTCATCGACCGGCCGCTGCGGCCGTCGTTCGCCAAGGGGCTGCGCAACGAGATCCAGGTCGTGGCCACCGTGCTCGCCCTGGATCCCGACACCCTTTACGACGTGGTCGCCATCAACGCGGCCAGCGCGTCGACGACGCTGTCCGGCCTGCCCTTCACCGGGCCGATCGGTGCGACCCGGGTCGGGTTCGTCGACGGCGAGTGGATCGCCTTCCCGACCCATGCGGAGCTCGCTCGGGCGACCTTCGACATGGTCGTGGCCGGTCGGGTGATCGAGGACGGCTCGGACGTCGCGATCATGATGGTGGAGGCCGAGGCGACCCCGGGCACGGTCGAGCTGCTCGCGCACGGCGCGCCGGCTCCCACCGAGGAGGTCGTGGCCGCGGGCCTCGAGGCGGCGAAGCCCGCCATCCGTGAGCTCTGCCGGGCCCAGAGCGAGCTGGCCGCGCTCGCCGCGAAGCCTGCCCGGGAGTTCCCCGTCTTCATCGACTATCACGACGACGTGCTGGACGCGCTGTCCGCGGCAATCGGCGACGAGCTGTCCGCCGCGCTGCGCATCCCCGGCAAGGCTGAGCGCGAGAACGAGCTCGACCGGGTCCGCCAGCTCGCGGCCGAGAAGGTGGCCTCCCAGTTCGAGGGGCGAGAGAAAGAGATCGGCGCCGCCTACCGGGCGCTGACCAAGAAGCTCGTCCGCTCCCGCATCGTGACCGAGAGCGTGCGCATCGACGGTCGCTCGACAACCGAGATCCGCGCGCTGTCGGCCGAGGTCGACTACATCCCGCGGGTACACGGCTCGGCGCTGTTCGAGCGGGGCGAGACGCAGATCCTCGGCGTCACGACCTTGGCCATGCTGCGCATGGAGCAGACGGTCGACACGCTCAACCCCGACCGCACCAAGCGGTACATGCACAACTACAACTTCCCGCCGTACTCCACCGGCGAGACCGGCCGCGTCGGTTCGCCGAAGCGCCGAGAGATCGGCCACGGGGCACTCGCCGAGCGGGCCCTGCTCCCGGTGCTGCCCAGCCGCGAGGAGTTCCCCTACGCGATCCGGCAGGTATCCGAGGCGCTGGGTTCGAACGGGTCAACGAGCATGGGCTCGGTGTGCGCGAGCACCCTGTCGCTGCTCAACGCCGGGGTACCGCTCAAGGCGCCGGTCGCCGGGATCGCGATGGGCCTCATCCACGCCGACGACTCCTACGTCACCCTGACCGACATCCTCGGGGCCGAGGACGCCTACGGGGACATGGACTTCAAGGTCGCCGGCACCCGGGACTTCGTCACCGCGCTCCAGCTCGACACCAAGCTCGACGGCATCCCGGCCTCGGTCCTCGCCGCGGCGCTCCAGCAGGCGCGCGGGGCGCGGCTCGCGATCCTCGACGTGATGGCCGAGGCCATCGGCAGCCCGGACGAGATGTCCGCTCACGCCCCGCGGGTCATCTCCGTCAAGATCCCGGTGGACAAGATCGGGGAGGTCATCGGACCCAAGGGTAAGATGATCAACCAGATCCAGGCGGACAGCGGTGCCGAGATCACCGTCGAGGACGACGGGACGATCTACATCGGCGCGGTGGACGGTCCGTCGGCGGAGTCCGCCCGGTCGGCGATCAACGCGATCGCCAACCCGCAGATGCCCGAGGTCGGCGAGCGTTATCTGGGGACGATTGTGAAGATCACCAATTTTGGGGCCTTCGTCTCGCTCACCCCGGGCCGGGACGGCCTGCTCCACGTCAGCAAGCTCAAGACACTCTCCGGCGGTAAGCGGGTAGAGAAGGTGGAGGACGTCCTGACGGTGGGCCAGAAGCTCCAGGTCGAGATCACCGAGATCGACAGCCGCGGGAAGATCAGCCTGTCCCCGAGCGCCGAAGCCGCCGACGCGGCGGCCGCCGCCTCCTGA
- the rpsO gene encoding 30S ribosomal protein S15 gives MPLASDVKQKIMSDYATVERDTGSPEVQVAMLTRRISDLTEHLKVHKHDHHSRRGLLLLVGRRRRLLNYLAKTDINRYRALIERLGLRR, from the coding sequence GTGCCGCTCGCGAGCGACGTCAAGCAGAAGATCATGTCCGATTACGCCACCGTCGAGCGGGACACGGGCTCGCCCGAGGTGCAGGTCGCGATGCTGACCCGTCGGATCAGTGACCTGACCGAGCATCTCAAGGTGCATAAGCACGATCACCACAGCCGCCGCGGTCTGCTGCTGCTCGTCGGCCGTCGCCGACGGCTGCTGAACTACCTGGCGAAGACGGATATCAACCGATACCGCGCTCTGATCGAGCGACTCGGGCTACGGCGGTAG
- a CDS encoding bifunctional riboflavin kinase/FAD synthetase, whose amino-acid sequence MQTWRGAENTPVQWRGGVVTIGFFDGVHLGHRQIIGRAVRLARERGERSLVLTFDPHPGEVLRPGSHPALLTTLRFKAELLAGTGVDALCVEPFTLEFSRVSPADFVHGILVERLRASVVVVGENFTYGHRAAGTLATLSEAGAREGFEVDGVRLVRSGEQVLSSTAIRARVAEGDVAAAAAALDRPHRVEGVVVHGDARGRTIGYPTANIQVTPWAAVPADGVYAGFACWSGRRQPAAISIGTNPTFEGRDRRVEAFLLDFDEDLYGEYMAYEFTHRLRPTLRFDSVAELVTQMAADVEATRAATLLV is encoded by the coding sequence GTGCAAACGTGGCGAGGGGCGGAGAACACGCCTGTCCAGTGGCGGGGCGGGGTCGTCACGATTGGCTTCTTCGACGGGGTGCACCTCGGGCACCGGCAGATCATCGGCCGGGCGGTCCGGCTGGCGCGGGAACGCGGTGAGCGTTCGCTGGTGTTGACCTTCGACCCGCATCCCGGTGAGGTGCTGCGACCCGGCAGCCATCCCGCCCTGCTCACGACGCTGCGTTTCAAGGCCGAGCTGTTGGCCGGGACCGGGGTGGACGCGCTCTGCGTCGAGCCGTTCACGCTGGAGTTCAGTCGGGTCTCCCCGGCTGACTTCGTGCACGGGATACTGGTCGAGCGGCTGCGGGCGAGCGTGGTCGTGGTGGGGGAGAACTTCACCTACGGTCACCGGGCCGCCGGGACGCTCGCGACGCTGTCGGAGGCGGGCGCCCGGGAGGGATTCGAGGTTGACGGGGTCCGTCTCGTCCGCTCCGGCGAGCAGGTGCTCTCCTCGACGGCGATCCGTGCCCGGGTGGCCGAGGGCGACGTGGCGGCTGCGGCGGCCGCGCTGGACCGGCCGCATCGGGTCGAGGGTGTCGTCGTGCACGGCGACGCGCGTGGCCGCACCATCGGCTATCCTACGGCGAACATCCAGGTGACGCCGTGGGCCGCCGTTCCGGCGGACGGCGTGTACGCGGGCTTCGCCTGCTGGTCCGGCCGCCGCCAGCCCGCCGCCATCTCGATCGGTACGAATCCGACGTTCGAGGGACGCGACCGGCGCGTCGAAGCGTTTCTCCTGGACTTCGACGAGGATCTCTACGGCGAGTACATGGCCTACGAGTTCACCCATCGGCTGCGTCCGACCCTGCGCTTCGACTCGGTGGCCGAGCTCGTCACCCAGATGGCCGCGGATGTGGAGGCCACCCGCGCGGCAACCCTGCTCGTCTGA